A stretch of DNA from Planococcus antarcticus DSM 14505:
AAAATGGTAATGATGTATTAGCCCCATATACCGAACTTGATGATGCGTAAATGAGATGTTTAACTTTATTGTGTCGACTAGCTTCTAGAATATTTATAAAGCCAACAATATTTGAATCAATATATGCTCGAGGATTCTCTATACTGTACCGAACTCCAGCTTGAGCGGCTAAGTTTACTACAACATCAGGTTTCTCTTTTTCAAAAATATTTGTGATTACCTTGTCATCCTCTAAATTTGTTTTATAAAAAATAAAGTTTGGGTGCTCCAATAAGCTTAGACGTGCTTCTTTTAAAGAAACTGAATAATAATCATTTAGATTATCGATTCCGACAACTGAATGCTTTTCTGCCAAAAGTTTTTTGGTTAATGTAGATCCTATAAATCCTGCAGACCCAGTTACTAATATTTTCATGGTATTGCCTCCAAATTTTTTATTTATTAAGCTATTTTCCTATATAAATCAATATATAAAGCTACAACTTTATTAATAGAGTAAGTATTAATAATACGGTTTCTAGAATATATTTTTAATTCTTTCTTTGTTTCACTATCTAAGTTTAACCAATATAAAATTTTCTTTTCTAAGTCACTATTTGAATTCCTAATAGCTATCAATTCTTCTTTATTTATTATTTGAGGACTATCTCCTACTCTTGTTGAAATGCAGGGTACTCCACTAGCCATTGCTTCTCCAATTACATTGGGAAATCCTTCACTCAGTGATGGAAGAACAAAAAGATCAAATGACTTTAAATATCTTTGGACATCAGAAACTTCGTCAATTAAGATAACACTTTTATTTTCAATTACTAAGCTATGGTTTTGATATTTTTCTTTTATTCCCTTACCTATGAGTACTAATTTCAAATTTGAATATTCTCTTGATATTTCAGAAAAAACCTCAATTAATGCTATTTGATTTTTAATTTTATTTGCCCTTCCAATATGACCTATTACTAAGTTCTCATTTAGTAAACCCAATTCTTTTCTAACTTCTTTTCTAATCATATTGTTAGGAGCAAACTGGTTTGTATCGAATCCATTCGGGATAATGGTTAGTTTTTTTTCTCTATAACCAACTTTAAGATGGGAGTTATATGCGGCTACTGATCCACAAATTATTTTATTTGGGAAAAAACTTAACTTACCTAAGATATTCGCCAAAAATATTGTAGTAGATTTATCTACATTTTTCACAAGATTACTATGCCTTATATTCCATATTAACTTCTTTTTTGGGAATATAATTTTCAAAAATATTCCAATGAAATCACAGTGATACATCCAAGTTTGTATAACATCAGGTTTTTCTTTATAAATTATCTTAACTATTTTCAATATATTTAAAGGGCCTAATAAACCTTTATTAAAATTTATACAGTAAATCTTCGTACCTGTATTAGTCATTTGTTGATAGTAATGGTTTATATCTATTAAGGTAATAACAAACATAGATACATCTTCACAGCTATTATTGCTTATAATCTTTGAAAGCATTGATTCTGCTCCGCCACTCCCTAAACTTGGTATCAAATGTAATATTTTAATATTTATCGTCCCCTTAAGAAAGTATATTATTTATAATATACCGGTGTTTACCAGAACTAGTTGGTTTAATGAATTTTGTAAAATTAACTTCAACATCAAAAGAATTTTCTGAAAATTCTTCAACAACAACCTTAATCTTTTCTTTCAATATTTCTAAACTCTCAGAGTCATTTGCCTCTTTCGAATTTATTAGAATACTAATATTTATTTTTCTTAACTCATTTTGAATAATTTGATATTTCTCAATTTCTGGTATTTGACTGAAAATAGAGGTAGGAATTCTTATCTTCAATTTATTACTCGTAACTAGATAATCAGAGGTCCTTCCTTCAAGTGTACTTAATAAAGGAAAAGGGTTTCCGCATGGACATACACCATTTTTTTCTTTTCCAAAGTCTCCTACTCGATATCGAATCAATGGGAATGAAAAATTATTTAAAGAAGTTAATACAATTTCTCCAATTTCTCCTGGACTAGCTTCTATTCCATTCTCATCAACTATTTCCAGATAGTTCGAGAATGTGGATATATGTAAACCATCGTGTAATTCACATTCTATTGCTATACCTCCAACTTCTCTACTGCCATATCTGTTAAATACTTTTCTATTAAATGCTTTCTCAATATTTTCTCTCATTTTCAAATCTAGCATTCCAGCACTACTAATTATACTTTTAGGTGTATTAACTTTAATATTATTTTCTATGATGTATTTAGAAATTTCATTGAGAGCTTCTGCGTATCCCAAGATGTGGATAGGTTTAAAATTGTTGATTTCTTCCACATACTTTTCCATTATCAAATCATCGAGTTTCCAACAATTCAAATACTTAAGTCGCTTAATCTTTGACATAATTCTTACTTTTAGGCTTGACTCATACTTATCTATTTCCTTATCTGCTCCCCACAACACCATAGTCTTATCTCCAGGTTTTGTATTAGCCATGGTATCAAAAAAGTTAGATGTAGCACGAACTTTATTTTTATAGTAATCATCTTGATAAATCTTGATAGGTTCACCGGTAGATCCGCTAGAAAAATTAGCGTATCTGCCTTTCGCTTCATGCACAGACAATATTTGATTTTGGTTTTCTCTTATAATTTCTTTAGTTAAAAAAGGAATTTTTTTGTACTCTTTATAGATATCCTTAGCATTCAAATCAATATAATTCTCTTTAAATAGGTTGTTATAGTAGGCAGAATATTTATTAGCATGTATCAACAGAGTTCTTAATCTTTTTTTTTCTAGTTTTTCAATTTGCATTGGGGACATATTTTTAAGATTTCTGTACAATTTCGCTTCTTTTATATATTCTGGTTTTGCAAAGCTAGCTAGTTTATATAATGTTCTACTCATTTCTATTCTCCTCTTTCACTTTTTTCAGCTGTCTAGAAGCAATTGTGCCTATTAAAATTAATGGAATCATAGTGTGTCTAACATACCCTGAGGTACCTGTGAAAATATTGATAGAAAAAGCTAAGGTAAGTGCAAATAAACCTATACCTATACTAATAGAGTATTTATTTTTCGAACTCATTAAAATCTTTAAAGATATAAAAAGGAAATAAAGAATAAATAATAGTAGACCGATAAAACTTAATAGTCCTCCTTCAACCCACAAACTAATATAAAGATTATGTATGTTTTGTTCGTAGACGTTTTCTTTTGAGAAATTTCCATAACCTATTCCAATAATTGGTGAACTTTGAATAAAGTTAAGGCCCGTTTCCATCAATGAAAATTTAATATTAAAACTTCCCGCTTCGCTTATGTTTTCCTGGAATATTGTTTTAAGAACTCTTTCACTAAAAACATTAAAAAGCTCTAGTTTAAAAAAGTTGTTTATAAACAAGACAAAAGAAACCACAAATATACCAATCACTGCATTTTTTATCAATAAAAAAATGTTTGTGAGAAATGTCTTTTTAATAAATATATTATTTAATAGCCAAAGAATCACTGCAGTAATTACAAAAGAGATTAGTCCCCCAAAAGAACTTGCTTGAATCAGCCCAAAGATAAAAATCAATATATAAATAAAAGTCTTTCTTCTGGATATTACATTATTAGTGTATAAAACATAAAGCAGAGGTATACATAAAACTATTGTTTTTGACAATCCGTTGGCACCTATAAATCCTCCTAGTCTCGCATCACCAATAAAGATTCCAAGATTTATTAAGTTAGTATAAATAGATGGCAGAAAAAACTTTAAAAAACTAGAAAATAATGTTATAAAACTAATACCCAGCAAGATCATTTCGCTTAGTTTTAATAGGGTATCGCTTTTAAAGTTATTCATTACATACATTAAAATCGCAAATACGAAGATGTATTGAATGGACATGCTAGTATAATCACCAATTGAAATTGTATTGAAAATACCACTGACTAGATACCCACCTAATATTAGTGAGAGACTAAATAAACTCATTTTTAAATTATTATTATATAAAATACTATTATCAGAGAAATTTTTAATTATAAGCATGGTGAAAAGAATAGTAAAAAAGAGGTCAGAAAGTGTGAAGTAAATCCCTGGAATTATTAAACTATAAAAAGTACAAAAAAACAGTGATAATCCTAATATTTTTTTTAGCTTCATCTTAACTTCTTCTTGTCTCGGATGTAAGTTAACATCCCTAATAATATTAAAGGAAACTCTAAGATATTTTTCTCTTTTACTACAAATAACTTTTTCAATGTCATCTTATTGTGTAATCCAAATCTATAGTAATTGACACTGTTTTTATATATGTATTTTTTTTTAACTCTTTTATCTTGAGAAAAAAAAATTAAAAACTCTTTATAATAATTGAATGATCCTAATGAATTTTCGGTTCTAAATTTCAAGCTGTTTGAGGATATTCCATCTTTTTGATATTCTACTTGTGCCAGTGCATGATTTATATATCGCATTTTGTACGCTTTTCCGATTCTATTCCATACAGTACTTTCTGGTATAAATTTTTCATTTTCATAAACTGGAAATTTATGTTCTTTGAAAACTGATGTTAATATACATCTAATTTTGTCACCTTTTATTTCATGTGTATATCTCGTGCTTATGTGATCACTATCAAAAAGTTTATTTGGAAATTCCTGACCTATTATTTTAGAACTCCCGTATTCTAAACAGTTGCCCTCTACTCCTGCAAATTCTTTATTATTATCCACGGGTAACCAGCTATCAAATAAAAGTTGTAAACAATCAGACATCATTACATCATCTGAATCTATACTAAAAAACATTTTACCTTTGGCCAAATCGAGCGCCTTGTTTCTCGCAACATGCTTACCACTGTTTTCCTGGTAATAGTATCTTAATTTAAAATCTAATTTTTTTTTCAAAGAATTTATAACTTTTTCTGAATCATCTTTTGAGCCATCATTTATAATGATGCATTCAAAATCTCTAAAGGTCTGTCTCTCTATACTTTTTAGTAACCTTTCAATAGTATTCGCTCTGTTATAAACTGGTATAAATATAGTAAAAAAAGGACTACTTTCCATTCTTAAAAACTCCTTTTGTTTTGAATAAACTTCTACTTGTTAACACAAAAATTAATACATATAGGATTATTCCACTTGCTAATGTAAAAATTATTTCAAAAATTTCTGTCGGATTTATTATCAAAGTTAAAAAAACTAGAGGAATCAAACTTACAAAAATAAATAAGAGTTCTTTAAAAGGTATAGGTAATTTCATTATTTTTCTGCCTAATAAATAACTTATGATTAATGCAAGTGAATAGGAAAGTACAGCAGTTATTACCGCACCTAAAACTCCATATTTAGGGATTAAGTATAAATTAAGAGAGATACTGAATATTAAAGATATTACTACAGGAATAATCTTTTTCGAAACATTATTCGTCAGCTTGAAAGGTATATCAAAATAATTTGTTCTAATTGTTTCCAACATTGCCGCTATTGAAAAAAGAGGTAGAATTATTAAGAGCTGATTACTATACACCGGCGATAAAAGGAGAGAGGTTAACTTGTGAGAATATAAAACTAAAATAGTTACTAAAGGCAGAACTGTTGCTAAAGTCAATGTGAAGTTGATTTTCAACTCCCTTTCAACTTCACCATTGTTGTTCTTTAAGGCTTTAAGAATAAGAGGAAAACTAGCTGCACTAATTGATCCCACAAATAAAACTATAATACTTTGTGAAAAAGTAGATGCTACGGCATAAACTGCAACTTCGTCATAACCTTTAAAAGAAGAAATCATGATTCTGTCTAAGTGATAAAGTAGTGCTGATGAAACAAGTGCTGGTAACAAAGGAATGCCATATACAATTATTTGTTTAAGATATAGTCTGTTAAATTTGTATCTATAAGTAATAAATATGAACTTTTTTAGAGGAATAACAATCGGTATTAAAAGAGATAATCCGAAGCCTATAATCAATCCATTTTCAGTTATTTTAATTAAAATGATAGCCAATGTAAAAAATAGAAACGATCTTGATAAATTAATTAAAAGAAACTTAAATGGAACTAATTTTGCTCTGTAAAAAGTTAATGCGAAATTAAAAAGACCTTGTGCGATTAAACTAAAACAAAAAATTAAATAAAATCCTATACTGTATACATCCGTAAAGAAAGCTACATACATTAAAGAACTTATTAAGAAAGACATTAGACTCGATACAATTAACATTTTCATACATGTTGCTAAAAATTCATCTTTTTCATATTCTTTGTAAAATCTTAATAGAGAAGAGCTTATCCATTCGAAAAAAAGTATATTAAATATACCGATATATGATATTAAGGTTATATAAATACCATAATCATTTGGAGCTATTATTTTAGTGATAACACTAACGAATATGATATTTACTATACCTGGTAATCCTTTAGCTATTAAATATATAAGTGAATGGTTATATATCATGATATCTCCTTTGATCTAAATGAAAAGCTTGAAATATCTCGTTTCTTTCAAATTAATGCGATAGTCTGTCTACTCGAACTCTGCTGAATTTTGGTAATCAATTATTATAGAAAGAAATTTGAATAAAGGCAGGCGACCAAGATTTTTTATTAAGAGATTCAAATTTTTTTAAAAAAATTAAATTATAAATCCTGTTACATAAACCTAACTTCTAATGGCGATATTTCCACATTTTTCCTATTAGCCAACCCAACCAAAACTTCCTTAACCTCATCATTCCGCATATCAGGCAACTTCTCCAGCAAATAAGTCAGTTCGCCTTCACTAACCGGATTGGCTTTCCCAATATAAATCTTCGGAAAAATCTGTTCTGTCTGGATCTCGTTATCATTTAACAATTCCTCGAACAACTTCTCTCCTGGACGAATCCCAGAAAAGTTAATACCAATCTCGCCTTCTGCATAACCCGACAAACGGATTAAGTTTTGAGCAAGGTCAACAATCTTCACCGGTTCACCCATATCCAAAACAAATACTTCGCCGCCTTCAGCGAGTGTACCTGCTTGAATAACGAGACGTGACGCTTCAGGGATCGTCATGAAATAACGTGTCATGCGTGGGTCGGTTACTGTCACTGGACCACCTGCTGCGATTTGCTTTTTAAACAGTGGAATGACCGAGCCGCGAGATCCGAGTACATTACCAAAACGTACCGCCGCGAATTTCGTGTCACTGCGTTTAGCTAAATTTTGAACAATCATTTCAGCAAAACGTTTGGTCGCGCCCATGACGTTCGGCGGGTTGACGGCTTTATCTGTAGACACCATGACGAAATTGCCTACGCCGCTCATATGGGCTGCTTCTGCGACGTTTTTCGTGCCGTAGACATTATTCTTCACAGCTTCCATCGGATTGCCTTCCATTAACGGTACATGTTTATGCGCCGCTGCGTGGTAAACAACATCCGGTTTGTATGTATTCATGATATCTAAGATACGTTCACGGTCTTGGACATCCGCGATAATGGGAATGATTTCTGTGTCTGGTG
This window harbors:
- a CDS encoding O-antigen ligase family protein yields the protein MKLKKILGLSLFFCTFYSLIIPGIYFTLSDLFFTILFTMLIIKNFSDNSILYNNNLKMSLFSLSLILGGYLVSGIFNTISIGDYTSMSIQYIFVFAILMYVMNNFKSDTLLKLSEMILLGISFITLFSSFLKFFLPSIYTNLINLGIFIGDARLGGFIGANGLSKTIVLCIPLLYVLYTNNVISRRKTFIYILIFIFGLIQASSFGGLISFVITAVILWLLNNIFIKKTFLTNIFLLIKNAVIGIFVVSFVLFINNFFKLELFNVFSERVLKTIFQENISEAGSFNIKFSLMETGLNFIQSSPIIGIGYGNFSKENVYEQNIHNLYISLWVEGGLLSFIGLLLFILYFLFISLKILMSSKNKYSISIGIGLFALTLAFSINIFTGTSGYVRHTMIPLILIGTIASRQLKKVKEENRNE
- a CDS encoding glycosyltransferase, with the protein product MLSKIISNNSCEDVSMFVITLIDINHYYQQMTNTGTKIYCINFNKGLLGPLNILKIVKIIYKEKPDVIQTWMYHCDFIGIFLKIIFPKKKLIWNIRHSNLVKNVDKSTTIFLANILGKLSFFPNKIICGSVAAYNSHLKVGYREKKLTIIPNGFDTNQFAPNNMIRKEVRKELGLLNENLVIGHIGRANKIKNQIALIEVFSEISREYSNLKLVLIGKGIKEKYQNHSLVIENKSVILIDEVSDVQRYLKSFDLFVLPSLSEGFPNVIGEAMASGVPCISTRVGDSPQIINKEELIAIRNSNSDLEKKILYWLNLDSETKKELKIYSRNRIINTYSINKVVALYIDLYRKIA
- a CDS encoding oligosaccharide flippase family protein, yielding MIYNHSLIYLIAKGLPGIVNIIFVSVITKIIAPNDYGIYITLISYIGIFNILFFEWISSSLLRFYKEYEKDEFLATCMKMLIVSSLMSFLISSLMYVAFFTDVYSIGFYLIFCFSLIAQGLFNFALTFYRAKLVPFKFLLINLSRSFLFFTLAIILIKITENGLIIGFGLSLLIPIVIPLKKFIFITYRYKFNRLYLKQIIVYGIPLLPALVSSALLYHLDRIMISSFKGYDEVAVYAVASTFSQSIIVLFVGSISAASFPLILKALKNNNGEVERELKINFTLTLATVLPLVTILVLYSHKLTSLLLSPVYSNQLLIILPLFSIAAMLETIRTNYFDIPFKLTNNVSKKIIPVVISLIFSISLNLYLIPKYGVLGAVITAVLSYSLALIISYLLGRKIMKLPIPFKELLFIFVSLIPLVFLTLIINPTEIFEIIFTLASGIILYVLIFVLTSRSLFKTKGVFKNGK
- a CDS encoding glycosyltransferase family 2 protein, whose product is MESSPFFTIFIPVYNRANTIERLLKSIERQTFRDFECIIINDGSKDDSEKVINSLKKKLDFKLRYYYQENSGKHVARNKALDLAKGKMFFSIDSDDVMMSDCLQLLFDSWLPVDNNKEFAGVEGNCLEYGSSKIIGQEFPNKLFDSDHISTRYTHEIKGDKIRCILTSVFKEHKFPVYENEKFIPESTVWNRIGKAYKMRYINHALAQVEYQKDGISSNSLKFRTENSLGSFNYYKEFLIFFSQDKRVKKKYIYKNSVNYYRFGLHNKMTLKKLFVVKEKNILEFPLILLGMLTYIRDKKKLR
- a CDS encoding phenylacetate--CoA ligase family protein; this encodes MSRTLYKLASFAKPEYIKEAKLYRNLKNMSPMQIEKLEKKRLRTLLIHANKYSAYYNNLFKENYIDLNAKDIYKEYKKIPFLTKEIIRENQNQILSVHEAKGRYANFSSGSTGEPIKIYQDDYYKNKVRATSNFFDTMANTKPGDKTMVLWGADKEIDKYESSLKVRIMSKIKRLKYLNCWKLDDLIMEKYVEEINNFKPIHILGYAEALNEISKYIIENNIKVNTPKSIISSAGMLDLKMRENIEKAFNRKVFNRYGSREVGGIAIECELHDGLHISTFSNYLEIVDENGIEASPGEIGEIVLTSLNNFSFPLIRYRVGDFGKEKNGVCPCGNPFPLLSTLEGRTSDYLVTSNKLKIRIPTSIFSQIPEIEKYQIIQNELRKINISILINSKEANDSESLEILKEKIKVVVEEFSENSFDVEVNFTKFIKPTSSGKHRYIINNILS